The Nocardia sp. NBC_01503 sequence GGCGCGGATCTGCAGGGTCATCGGCACCTGCGCCTCCTCACAACGGCGCGCCACCTCGAGGGCATCTGAGAGCAGCATCTCGCGGGAGCCGACCTGAAGCAGGATCGGCGGCATACCGGTGAAATCGTGGTTGACCACCGACCAGCTCGGGTCGAGTACGCCATCGACCACGATACCGCGGCGCACCACCATGGCCGGGCCCGTCGCGGGCAGCACGGCATCGGTATTGGCATTGGGATGCGCGTCGCGGGCGGTGGAGTCGAAATCGGCCCAGGGCGAGGTCACCGAAATGCCCGCGGGCAGTGGCAGACCCAGATCTCGGGCGGTCAGCACCAGGCGCAGCGCCAGACCGCCGCCGGCGGAGTCGCCCGCCACGATGATCCTCTCGGCAGCGAAGCCCTGGTCCAGGAGGTGCTGGTAGGCGGTCAGCGCATCGTCGAGGCTCTCATTGGGGTGCGCGTCCGGCAGCTGACGGTAGTCGACGGTGAAGACCGGCAACTCGCTCTCGATGCCCAGTCGCGCGGTGTGCCGACGGTAGCTGTGCAGCCCGCCCGCGATGAACGCGCCGCCGTGGAAGTACAGGATCGCCGCGTCGCGCTCGATGCGCGGATCGGCAACCGGTGCGGCCCACAGCCATTCGGCCTGGAAGTCCTCGAAGAACACCGGATGCCGGTGTGTTCCACGCGGCGTGCCCATAATGCGCGCGGGCGCCTCCGAGAACCTGGTGGCCCGGAAGATCAGCTCGGCCGGGCCGGGCCCGAAGTCGGCCACCCACGCCCCCGCCCGCAGAAACTGCTGCAGGGTGGTGCGCAGCACCGGATGTGCGATGCGGGTACCGATACGGGCGGGCCGGGTCGATTCGATGATCACGGACGTGACGGATTCCGAGGTCTGCGGCGACGTTGCCACGGGGCGCTCCTGTCCGCGCCGCGAACCCGAAGCGCTGAACTGTCTAACAACGGTGTCAAATTATGGCCTGGGCCATCGACCATCTTGACTGCTCGGACGCGGATTGTCATGCCCGAGAGGGAAATTCCCCTCATTCCGAGACCTTTCTACCATCGATACAACCCGCGAAGGTGGGCCGGATCTTCCCGAATCCGGTGGCCTGTTCGAAAGCGTGACCTACCTCGAGGACCCGGCGGTCGGTACGGTGCGGGCCGGATTGGGCACATCGGTCTTGCCGGGGATGTCGCCGCCGACGGTGCTCGCGACGCCGCCCTCGCTGCGGCGCGGCCCTCACATGCGTTCGGCCTGTACCGGCATTCGCGCCGCCTCGGGTAAGACAACCCTGGGCAGAGCCGACGCGTGACTTGTTCAGGCGCCGGCGATTTCGATGACGAAGATCGAGTTGCCGTCCGGATCCGTGAACGGTGCTTTCCGGCCTGCCGCACCGTTGGGCCCGACCAGGATGAAAGGTCCGGGAACGATACCGCGCGAACCGATTTCGGAGACGGTGGCGGTCAGGTCGGATACCGCGATGTTCACCAGTGCGTGACCGGCGTGGTCGGGATCGGCCACGATGTAGACGAAGGCGGTGTCGCTCAGCTGCCACATCGCCTCGATTCCCGGAGTCACGACGACATCCGCGGCGCGGCCGAACAGGCGGGTGTACCAACTGTCCGCCGCCTCGAAATTCGTCACGGCCAATCCGTAGAACAAGGCGTTGATGTCCATACCCTGATTACTACCTCAGATCGGCAGACCTGTCGCTGACCGCACCGCAGGTCCGGACAATCAGCGTTGCGGTCGAAGTGTAAGAGCCGGTGTGTGGGGCGAAAGTAGACTGGATCCCGTTGCGAGGGAGGGAATCTCATGCCGATTAAT is a genomic window containing:
- a CDS encoding alpha/beta hydrolase, which encodes MATSPQTSESVTSVIIESTRPARIGTRIAHPVLRTTLQQFLRAGAWVADFGPGPAELIFRATRFSEAPARIMGTPRGTHRHPVFFEDFQAEWLWAAPVADPRIERDAAILYFHGGAFIAGGLHSYRRHTARLGIESELPVFTVDYRQLPDAHPNESLDDALTAYQHLLDQGFAAERIIVAGDSAGGGLALRLVLTARDLGLPLPAGISVTSPWADFDSTARDAHPNANTDAVLPATGPAMVVRRGIVVDGVLDPSWSVVNHDFTGMPPILLQVGSREMLLSDALEVARRCEEAQVPMTLQIRADAPHTLIHLGAGLLADGRDAARDAAGFHRAMIEQAATGRSAA
- a CDS encoding VOC family protein, with the translated sequence MDINALFYGLAVTNFEAADSWYTRLFGRAADVVVTPGIEAMWQLSDTAFVYIVADPDHAGHALVNIAVSDLTATVSEIGSRGIVPGPFILVGPNGAAGRKAPFTDPDGNSIFVIEIAGA